Proteins encoded in a region of the Vibrio ponticus genome:
- a CDS encoding alpha-glucosidase, producing the protein MKLTQTPSGFTISHKNRTVFEHSQVSPALYLGIGQGTFDMYRGNFDISDYVSERLPLKKFAITENSDDVVVTFSLDGDAVLEARMYETAESRLKVEFTALDEKYNRFWVRVAATETEAVYGCGEQLSYLNLRGKNFPLWSSEPGVGRNKNTYTTWQADVKDKAGGDYYTTNYPQPTFVSDKKYFCHLETRAYADFDFTHAEYHELQCWNIPEYLLFDAEESFLELMTNITGVFGRQPALPEWVYNGVILGIQGGTDITIEKVEAAKAAGVEVAGAWCQDWQGIKMTSFGKRLQWDWQWNADLYPGLDTKIHELKEQGVRFLGYINPYVLEDFPLYNEAFEKGYLATKEDGSKYVVDFGEFDCGVVDFTNPEACEWYKGVIKQNMIDFGLDGWMGDFGEYLPTDCSLYNGVSAEIEHNKWPYRWAKVQHEAIEEAGKTDDILFFMRAGGTGIQGYCHALWAGDQSVIWEKDDGLASVIPAALSAGLMGNGISHSDIGGYTTLHGNTRSKELFQRWAEMAAFTPIMRSHEGNRPGDNHQFDTDAETLAHLARMTKIYKHLKPYIKAAVEENATKGMPVQRPLFMHYEQDSEAYQIQYQYLFGRDLMVAPVYNQGETVKELYLPEDEWVHVWTGETFTGGWIKVDAPIGQPPVFFRKQAQDAELLAAIKQF; encoded by the coding sequence ATGAAACTTACCCAAACTCCATCAGGCTTTACTATTAGCCACAAAAACAGAACTGTATTTGAACACTCACAAGTTAGCCCAGCTTTGTACCTAGGTATTGGCCAAGGCACTTTTGATATGTACCGCGGTAACTTTGATATTTCTGACTATGTGTCAGAGCGTTTACCGCTGAAGAAATTCGCGATCACAGAAAACTCAGATGATGTTGTGGTTACCTTTAGCCTAGATGGTGACGCGGTACTTGAAGCGCGTATGTACGAAACGGCAGAGTCGCGTCTTAAAGTTGAATTCACAGCGCTTGATGAAAAGTACAACCGTTTTTGGGTTCGCGTTGCTGCGACTGAAACAGAGGCAGTATACGGTTGTGGTGAGCAGTTAAGCTACCTAAACCTACGTGGTAAGAATTTCCCGCTATGGAGCTCTGAGCCGGGTGTTGGTCGTAACAAGAACACTTACACGACTTGGCAAGCGGACGTTAAAGACAAAGCGGGCGGTGACTACTACACCACAAACTACCCACAACCAACGTTTGTTTCTGATAAGAAATACTTCTGCCACCTAGAAACTCGCGCTTATGCAGATTTCGACTTTACTCACGCTGAGTATCACGAACTGCAATGTTGGAACATTCCAGAATATCTACTATTCGATGCTGAAGAGTCATTCCTAGAACTTATGACTAACATTACTGGCGTATTTGGTCGTCAACCAGCATTGCCTGAGTGGGTATACAACGGTGTGATCTTAGGTATCCAAGGTGGTACAGACATCACGATTGAAAAAGTTGAAGCAGCTAAAGCCGCGGGCGTTGAAGTTGCAGGTGCATGGTGCCAAGACTGGCAAGGCATCAAGATGACCTCATTTGGTAAGCGCCTACAGTGGGATTGGCAGTGGAACGCGGATCTTTACCCAGGTCTAGATACTAAGATTCACGAGCTAAAAGAGCAGGGCGTTCGCTTCCTAGGTTACATCAACCCTTACGTGTTGGAAGATTTCCCGCTATACAACGAAGCATTTGAAAAAGGTTATTTAGCAACCAAAGAAGACGGTTCAAAATACGTTGTCGACTTTGGTGAGTTTGACTGTGGTGTGGTTGACTTTACCAACCCGGAAGCATGTGAATGGTACAAGGGCGTTATCAAGCAAAACATGATCGATTTCGGTCTTGATGGCTGGATGGGCGACTTTGGTGAATACCTACCGACAGACTGTTCACTATACAACGGCGTAAGTGCTGAAATTGAACACAATAAATGGCCGTACCGCTGGGCGAAAGTGCAGCATGAAGCGATTGAAGAAGCAGGCAAAACAGACGATATCCTGTTCTTTATGCGCGCTGGTGGCACAGGCATCCAAGGCTACTGTCATGCGCTTTGGGCTGGTGACCAATCAGTGATCTGGGAAAAAGATGACGGTCTTGCATCGGTTATTCCAGCGGCACTATCAGCGGGTCTAATGGGTAACGGTATCAGCCACAGCGATATCGGTGGCTACACTACGTTACACGGTAACACTCGTTCTAAAGAGCTATTCCAACGTTGGGCTGAAATGGCGGCGTTTACACCAATCATGCGTAGCCATGAAGGCAACCGCCCTGGTGATAACCACCAATTCGATACTGACGCAGAGACACTAGCGCACCTAGCGCGTATGACTAAGATTTACAAGCATCTTAAGCCGTACATCAAAGCTGCAGTTGAAGAGAACGCAACCAAAGGTATGCCAGTACAGCGCCCACTGTTCATGCACTACGAGCAAGACTCAGAAGCGTACCAAATTCAATACCAATACCTGTTCGGTCGCGATTTGATGGTTGCACCTGTTTACAACCAAGGCGAAACAGTCAAAGAGCTTTACCTACCAGAAGATGAGTGGGTTCATGTATGGACTGGTGAAACGTTCACAGGCGGTTGGATCAAGGTTGATGCCCCTATCGGTCAACCGCCAGTATTCTTCCGCAAGCAAGCGCAAGATGCTGAGCTGCTAGCGGCAATCAAGCAATTCTAA
- a CDS encoding TRAP transporter substrate-binding protein: MKKTLLGLATASLLAAGAANAADYKLTIPHVTTADSYNHQSLLVLKNFVESRSNGQIQVDIYPAGQLCANAKECIAGVQAGMFDYFQTTIPELGSFWQPVGAFDLPYLLPNDRVAECVYDNEQLIADVRKELMQRAPNVRLMAVSNSGGWRNIATTKKEVKTPGDVEGLKLRTVPAKTQQDLVKAMGGAPTPIAWPEVYTALSTGMVDGTKNGIVDIIMNKFHESIGYMILDGHGYMGGAWVFNDMKFKSFPDELKQVVIDGIAAQNQYLRSYPKHREYAAYEEFKKAGGKVYSPTEAEKQAFITASAPVKEEFLKATGAEGEKWLQRFENEIKTCEAKIQADYDIQFK, from the coding sequence ATGAAGAAAACACTACTGGGCCTTGCCACTGCATCTCTTCTTGCGGCTGGTGCTGCAAACGCTGCGGACTACAAACTAACGATTCCACACGTAACCACAGCAGATAGCTACAACCACCAATCGCTACTTGTATTGAAGAATTTTGTAGAGTCTCGCTCTAACGGTCAAATTCAAGTTGATATCTACCCTGCAGGTCAGCTGTGTGCTAACGCAAAAGAGTGTATCGCTGGGGTACAAGCGGGTATGTTCGATTACTTCCAAACTACAATTCCTGAGCTAGGCAGTTTCTGGCAACCAGTTGGCGCATTCGACCTTCCTTACTTGCTACCAAATGACCGCGTAGCAGAGTGTGTGTACGACAACGAACAACTTATTGCTGACGTGCGTAAAGAGTTAATGCAACGTGCACCAAACGTGCGTCTAATGGCAGTATCAAACTCTGGTGGTTGGCGTAACATCGCAACCACGAAGAAAGAAGTGAAAACACCGGGTGACGTAGAAGGTCTAAAACTGCGTACCGTACCGGCAAAAACTCAGCAAGACCTTGTGAAAGCAATGGGCGGTGCACCAACACCAATCGCATGGCCAGAAGTATACACAGCGCTTTCTACAGGCATGGTTGACGGTACTAAGAACGGTATCGTAGATATCATCATGAACAAATTCCATGAAAGTATCGGTTACATGATCCTTGACGGTCACGGCTACATGGGCGGCGCTTGGGTATTCAACGACATGAAATTTAAGTCGTTCCCAGATGAGCTAAAACAAGTGGTAATAGATGGTATCGCGGCTCAAAACCAATACCTACGTTCATACCCTAAACACCGCGAATACGCAGCTTATGAAGAATTCAAGAAAGCTGGCGGTAAAGTTTACAGCCCAACAGAAGCTGAAAAACAAGCATTTATTACGGCTTCGGCACCCGTTAAAGAAGAATTTTTGAAAGCAACAGGCGCTGAAGGTGAGAAATGGCTACAACGTTTTGAGAATGAAATCAAAACTTGTGAAGCGAAGATCCAAGCGGATTACGACATCCAATTTAAGTAA
- a CDS encoding YgjV family protein, translating into MNETLVQALGFVALGLNLFASSTTNDNRMRAIICLSCLTFSIHYTLLGAVVAGLNLLVNSFRALVSVKYKGLKVFYLFLAVQIAMSVYFYSEPRDVLPAIASIISCYALFIAEGMRMRIAFLICTLTWMVNAVLVGSYGGLLNDMFNATMLSITIFRLKKQQKIQIQTN; encoded by the coding sequence ATGAATGAGACACTAGTTCAAGCATTAGGATTTGTGGCATTAGGTTTAAACCTATTCGCATCATCGACAACTAACGACAATCGCATGCGAGCGATCATCTGCCTCTCTTGTTTGACGTTCTCAATTCACTATACCTTGCTTGGTGCTGTCGTGGCTGGGTTGAACTTATTAGTTAACTCCTTCCGCGCGCTAGTTTCAGTGAAATATAAAGGACTTAAAGTCTTTTACCTGTTCCTAGCGGTGCAGATTGCGATGAGTGTTTACTTCTACTCAGAGCCACGTGATGTGTTACCGGCGATTGCATCAATCATTAGTTGCTACGCGCTGTTTATTGCTGAAGGCATGCGAATGCGAATTGCCTTCCTGATTTGCACCTTAACTTGGATGGTCAATGCGGTCTTGGTTGGATCTTATGGCGGATTACTTAACGATATGTTTAACGCCACTATGCTCTCAATCACCATTTTTAGGTTAAAAAAACAACAAAAAATACAAATACAGACAAATTAA
- a CDS encoding LysR family transcriptional regulator → MDIDLLRTFCQLADDKNFRVASQHLYITQSALTKKIQRLEEQLKVSLFDRGRHGAELTPMGKVLLPEAKRVLKGFESFQRLATFVAEGTSGHLNIGFGISSFHEAPNYIAKFKQDCPNVHVTLNDYPSHQLVEELQLGNLQLGFDRLPVDPPLKAIPLYSDRLAIAIHNEEKLNFDNLWGSLSHYNYLGLSRDKNPTLNKHITNYLWEAKQRPAVFEEANDIVTALALVSARLSYTIIPASVARISQPHIRFIPLTGKHAEWEVGLLWNSEIADPVREAFIQKVVSK, encoded by the coding sequence ATGGATATAGATTTACTTCGCACTTTTTGCCAACTTGCCGATGACAAGAACTTCCGTGTTGCCTCGCAACACCTCTATATCACTCAATCCGCGCTGACTAAGAAGATTCAGCGCCTCGAAGAACAGCTAAAAGTTTCATTATTTGATCGCGGTCGACATGGCGCAGAATTAACCCCAATGGGTAAGGTTTTACTGCCAGAGGCAAAGCGGGTACTTAAAGGCTTTGAATCATTCCAACGCTTAGCAACTTTCGTTGCGGAAGGTACCTCCGGTCATCTTAATATTGGCTTTGGTATTTCTTCTTTTCATGAAGCGCCCAACTATATTGCTAAGTTCAAGCAAGATTGCCCTAATGTTCACGTCACGCTTAACGACTACCCTTCACACCAACTGGTTGAGGAGCTGCAATTAGGTAACCTACAACTGGGTTTTGACCGTTTACCCGTCGATCCGCCGCTTAAGGCTATCCCGCTATACTCGGACCGCCTTGCCATCGCGATTCATAATGAAGAGAAACTAAACTTTGATAATTTGTGGGGCTCGCTTAGTCACTACAACTATCTGGGTTTGAGTCGTGATAAAAACCCGACGTTGAACAAGCACATCACCAATTATTTGTGGGAAGCAAAGCAGCGCCCTGCCGTGTTTGAAGAAGCCAACGACATTGTAACGGCGTTAGCTCTGGTGTCAGCCCGTTTGAGTTACACCATCATTCCTGCAAGTGTCGCGCGGATAAGCCAGCCGCATATTCGTTTTATTCCGCTAACCGGTAAGCATGCCGAGTGGGAAGTGGGTCTACTTTGGAACAGCGAGATTGCCGATCCAGTGCGTGAGGCGTTTATTCAAAAAGTGGTCAGCAAGTAA
- the choV gene encoding choline ABC transporter ATP-binding protein translates to MDAITIENLDVVFGSEQEKALSLLDAGNSRQEIIDQTGQVVGVDNVSLSIKQGEICVLMGLSGSGKSSLLRAVNGLNEISRGSLKIKDGDQMVELLGCDESTLRHLRTHRVSMVFQKFALMPWLTVIDNVAFGLEMQGMPKQQRRQKAREQLEMVGLAEWEDKFPHELSGGMQQRVGLARAFAMDSDILLMDEPFSALDPLIRTQLQDELIQLQKQLNKTILFVSHDLDEALKIGNNIAIMESGKLIQHGKPEQIILEPENDYVKDFVAHTNPLNVLKGRSLMQARDELQTNEDKLLICEKQQLWVDNHNDQIALLDNNRSLVDWSQQAAELESIEQSSVVLVDPEISMREAIELKQRTDQPLVLVEKQTVVGVLGDNELYDALLGNFKGREVA, encoded by the coding sequence ATGGACGCAATTACAATTGAAAACCTCGATGTGGTGTTCGGCAGTGAGCAAGAGAAAGCACTATCACTGTTAGATGCAGGTAATAGTCGCCAAGAGATTATTGATCAAACTGGACAAGTGGTTGGCGTTGATAACGTGTCACTGTCGATTAAACAAGGTGAAATCTGCGTTTTGATGGGTTTATCAGGCTCGGGTAAATCGAGTTTGTTGCGAGCAGTGAATGGCCTAAATGAAATTTCTCGGGGCTCGCTAAAAATTAAAGATGGCGACCAGATGGTTGAGCTCTTGGGGTGTGACGAGTCAACACTGCGCCACTTACGCACTCATCGTGTGTCGATGGTGTTCCAAAAGTTCGCGTTAATGCCTTGGCTTACGGTGATTGACAATGTGGCATTTGGGCTTGAAATGCAGGGAATGCCAAAACAGCAGCGCCGCCAAAAAGCGCGTGAGCAACTGGAGATGGTAGGGCTAGCAGAATGGGAAGATAAATTTCCGCACGAGCTATCTGGCGGCATGCAGCAGCGTGTCGGTCTCGCGCGCGCCTTTGCCATGGACAGTGACATTCTATTGATGGATGAACCATTTTCAGCGCTGGATCCATTGATCCGTACTCAGTTACAAGACGAATTGATTCAACTGCAAAAACAGCTCAATAAGACCATTTTGTTTGTTAGCCATGATTTAGATGAAGCATTAAAAATTGGCAACAACATCGCCATCATGGAATCAGGTAAATTGATTCAACATGGTAAGCCGGAGCAGATTATTCTGGAGCCGGAAAATGACTATGTAAAAGATTTTGTCGCGCATACCAATCCACTTAATGTGCTTAAAGGTCGCTCATTAATGCAAGCCCGCGATGAGCTGCAAACCAATGAGGACAAGTTGCTGATTTGCGAGAAGCAGCAATTGTGGGTCGACAACCACAATGATCAGATTGCACTGTTAGATAACAATAGATCTTTGGTTGATTGGTCACAACAGGCAGCAGAGCTCGAATCAATCGAGCAGAGTAGTGTGGTGTTAGTAGATCCGGAAATCAGTATGCGTGAGGCGATAGAGCTTAAGCAACGAACCGATCAGCCTTTGGTGTTGGTTGAAAAGCAAACCGTGGTCGGTGTACTAGGCGATAACGAGCTTTACGATGCCTTACTGGGTAACTTTAAAGGCAGAGAAGTCGCATAA